A genomic segment from Leptolyngbya boryana PCC 6306 encodes:
- a CDS encoding TIGR04168 family protein produces MVKQTIKLAAIGDVHDRWEAEDEAALKALGVDLALFVGDFGNESVEIVRLISQVQIPKAAIMGNHDAWYSATDWGRQKSPYDHRKEDRVQQQLDLLGEAHVGYGKLDFPNFNLSVVGSRPFSWGGSKWKYEQFHHERFGVESFDESVNLIMNAVEQTASDTILFIGHNGPKGLGDRPEDPCGKDWQPIGGDHGDPDFADAIAQARQLGKKIPFVTFGHMHHTLRHTQTELRRAIHVDTAGTVYLNAASVPRIIKQDGQKLRNFSIVTLEDGIVTQAELLWLDANFKTASKTVLYQIQEAEAIA; encoded by the coding sequence GTGGTAAAGCAAACCATTAAATTAGCCGCGATCGGAGATGTTCACGATCGATGGGAGGCTGAAGACGAAGCAGCGCTGAAAGCTTTAGGAGTAGATTTAGCTCTGTTTGTCGGAGATTTTGGCAATGAATCGGTTGAAATCGTCCGCTTAATTTCTCAGGTGCAAATACCAAAAGCAGCGATCATGGGCAATCACGACGCTTGGTATAGTGCAACCGATTGGGGTCGTCAAAAAAGCCCCTACGATCACCGCAAAGAAGATCGCGTTCAGCAACAGTTAGATTTGCTCGGTGAAGCTCATGTCGGGTATGGGAAGCTTGATTTTCCCAACTTCAATCTCAGCGTCGTGGGGAGCCGCCCGTTTAGCTGGGGTGGCTCGAAGTGGAAATATGAGCAATTTCATCATGAACGCTTCGGAGTCGAGAGCTTTGATGAATCGGTGAATCTAATCATGAATGCCGTGGAACAAACCGCGAGTGATACGATTCTCTTCATCGGACACAATGGACCCAAAGGACTAGGAGATCGACCTGAAGACCCTTGCGGCAAAGATTGGCAACCGATCGGAGGCGATCACGGTGATCCAGATTTTGCAGACGCGATCGCGCAAGCTCGTCAACTCGGAAAAAAGATTCCGTTCGTGACGTTTGGGCATATGCATCACACGTTGCGCCACACTCAAACCGAACTCCGTCGCGCCATTCACGTTGATACTGCTGGAACGGTTTACTTAAATGCTGCCAGCGTGCCCAGAATCATCAAACAAGACGGACAAAAACTGCGGAATTTCTCGATCGTCACCCTCGAAGATGGCATCGTCACCCAAGCCGAACTCCTTTGGCTCGATGCCAACTTTAAAACTGCATCCAAGACTGTTCTCTATCAAATCCAGGAAGCAGAAGCGATCGCCTAG
- a CDS encoding cobyrinate a,c-diamide synthase has translation MAFVIAGERSGAGKTTVTLALLAALRRRNLTVRSFKVGPDYIDPMFHRHVTGQACYNLDPVLTSEAYVQQCFAQRASEYSIVEGVMGLFDGAAGHKDFASTAHIARLLDLPILLVVDCRSLSYSVAAIVHGYRSLDPRLKFAGVVLNRVGSDRHLELLKSALIDVPILGVLRRQDAIEIPDRHLGLVPTDELPGLTELIDRLAELGESCFDWDALMPYLKTATTPKVSVPESSRSVKIAIARDAAFNFYYQDNLDLLRQAGAELIEWSPLRDTFPNDVDGLYFGGGFPEMFAETLSENHATRHAIRAAIQSGMPTYAECGGLMYLSEKIIDFSEQAFSMVGAIPTTTVMRSRLTLGYRKATALQTTPIVKKDETLHGHEFHRSSPTTESEKPLFELTGLSRSSMQYDGWQTPKLHASYLHLHWGATSQIPQRFVRYCTKFRSDRYP, from the coding sequence ATGGCGTTTGTAATAGCAGGAGAACGGAGTGGAGCAGGCAAAACAACGGTCACGCTCGCGTTGTTAGCTGCATTGAGACGGCGCAATCTGACAGTGCGATCGTTTAAAGTTGGGCCGGATTACATTGATCCGATGTTTCATCGTCATGTGACGGGGCAAGCTTGCTATAACCTTGATCCGGTTTTAACTTCGGAAGCTTATGTACAGCAGTGTTTTGCTCAACGGGCTTCCGAGTATTCGATCGTAGAAGGGGTGATGGGCTTATTCGATGGAGCCGCCGGACACAAAGATTTTGCGAGTACTGCTCATATCGCTCGATTATTAGATCTGCCGATTTTGCTCGTGGTTGACTGTCGAAGCTTGTCTTACTCGGTTGCTGCGATCGTGCATGGCTATCGATCGCTTGATCCGCGATTGAAATTTGCGGGAGTCGTTTTAAACCGAGTCGGCAGCGATCGCCATTTAGAACTGCTGAAATCTGCCTTAATAGATGTGCCGATTTTGGGAGTTTTACGGCGACAAGACGCGATCGAGATTCCCGATCGCCATTTAGGATTAGTTCCAACCGATGAACTGCCAGGATTGACTGAGTTAATCGATCGCTTAGCCGAATTAGGGGAATCTTGCTTCGACTGGGACGCATTGATGCCCTATTTGAAAACAGCAACAACCCCAAAAGTCTCAGTTCCTGAATCTTCAAGATCTGTCAAAATCGCGATCGCAAGAGATGCCGCGTTTAATTTTTACTATCAGGACAATCTTGATCTGCTGAGGCAAGCAGGAGCGGAACTCATCGAATGGAGTCCTTTAAGAGATACATTCCCCAATGATGTAGATGGATTGTATTTTGGTGGTGGCTTTCCTGAAATGTTTGCAGAAACGCTGAGCGAAAATCATGCAACACGACACGCAATTCGAGCAGCCATTCAATCGGGAATGCCAACTTACGCAGAATGCGGTGGACTGATGTATCTCAGTGAAAAAATTATCGATTTCTCAGAACAAGCTTTTTCAATGGTTGGAGCAATTCCAACAACAACCGTCATGCGATCGCGCTTAACCTTGGGATATCGCAAAGCGACCGCATTACAAACAACCCCGATCGTCAAAAAAGACGAGACACTACACGGGCATGAATTTCATCGATCGAGTCCTACAACTGAATCAGAGAAACCTTTATTTGAATTGACAGGCCTTTCTCGATCGTCGATGCAATACGACGGTTGGCAAACACCCAAATTACACGCTTCCTATCTGCATCTACACTGGGGCGCAACCTCGCAAATCCCACAGCGATTTGTTCGATACTGTACTAAATTCCGCAGCGATCGCTATCCTTAA
- a CDS encoding NupC/NupG family nucleoside CNT transporter: protein MSWLNLVSFAGIFILCGIAWIGSENRRVIPWKVILWGIALQLILGLLVFSFPVTRAVVTVISNSVNAILDATEAGARFLFGSLLVPDVSTPGPILAGRWIARAITPAYVPVAGDRLSPDNLNLGYVFAFRALPSVIFFSALMSLLYHLRVIQPIVNFFAKIFHRLLNLSGAEALSGATNIFVGIESALVIRPYLANMTRSELCAILTCCYGSIASTVLALYAGLLRPTFPNITGHLVSASFMAIPACFVVSKLLVPETETPKTIAALPKEEEPEESTSSAMESVIAGALDGVKLAIAIAALLVAVLGLVAIVNLFFANLGGLAESNNLTIRRIGIIFQIVTLQNIVGALFVPLTAITGVSANWNEIWETSVLIGRRLLETEVPAYQQLGVLASQGRISDRALVITSYCLCGFAHLPSVGIFVGGFSSLIPSRRKELASVGWKALWAATLATLMIGCVAGVFYLGNPSVLRG from the coding sequence ATGTCTTGGTTAAATTTAGTATCGTTTGCTGGAATCTTTATCCTGTGTGGAATTGCCTGGATCGGGTCTGAAAACCGCCGTGTGATTCCGTGGAAAGTGATTCTCTGGGGCATCGCACTGCAATTAATTCTCGGATTGCTGGTGTTTTCGTTTCCTGTCACCCGCGCGGTTGTGACCGTGATTAGCAACAGTGTGAATGCAATCTTAGATGCCACTGAAGCAGGAGCAAGGTTTCTGTTTGGCTCGCTCTTGGTTCCAGATGTCAGCACACCTGGTCCAATTTTAGCGGGGCGCTGGATTGCCCGCGCGATTACGCCAGCTTATGTTCCAGTTGCAGGCGATCGCTTAAGTCCAGACAATCTCAATTTAGGCTACGTCTTTGCCTTCCGAGCATTACCCTCGGTGATCTTTTTCTCGGCATTGATGTCTTTGCTATATCATTTGCGCGTCATTCAACCGATTGTAAATTTCTTTGCAAAAATCTTTCACCGATTGTTGAATCTCAGTGGTGCAGAAGCACTCAGTGGGGCAACTAATATTTTTGTCGGAATTGAATCGGCGTTAGTGATTCGTCCGTATCTCGCCAATATGACTCGTAGCGAACTCTGCGCGATTTTGACTTGCTGCTACGGGAGTATCGCTTCTACTGTTCTTGCACTTTATGCGGGATTGTTACGTCCAACATTTCCGAATATTACTGGGCATTTGGTTTCAGCCTCGTTCATGGCAATTCCAGCGTGTTTTGTCGTGTCCAAACTCTTGGTGCCGGAAACAGAAACGCCTAAAACGATCGCTGCTTTACCCAAAGAAGAAGAACCTGAAGAGAGTACGTCGAGCGCGATGGAAAGCGTGATTGCAGGCGCATTGGACGGTGTGAAATTAGCGATCGCGATCGCGGCTTTGCTCGTTGCTGTGCTCGGTTTAGTGGCGATCGTCAATCTCTTTTTTGCGAACTTAGGTGGACTTGCCGAAAGTAACAATTTAACGATTCGGCGCATTGGCATTATTTTCCAGATTGTGACGCTGCAAAATATCGTCGGTGCGCTGTTTGTTCCACTAACGGCAATCACAGGTGTTTCTGCAAACTGGAACGAGATCTGGGAAACTTCGGTGTTGATTGGACGCAGATTGCTCGAAACAGAAGTGCCGGCTTATCAACAGCTTGGAGTATTAGCAAGTCAGGGGAGAATTAGCGATCGAGCTTTAGTGATTACGAGCTATTGTCTCTGCGGATTTGCGCATTTGCCTTCAGTTGGAATTTTCGTCGGTGGATTTTCTAGTTTGATTCCATCGCGTCGTAAAGAACTCGCAAGTGTTGGCTGGAAAGCGCTTTGGGCTGCGACTCTCGCAACTTTGATGATTGGTTGTGTGGCGGGTGTTTTTTATCTTGGTAATCCATCGGTTTTGAGAGGGTAG